In Mercurialis annua linkage group LG6, ddMerAnnu1.2, whole genome shotgun sequence, the following are encoded in one genomic region:
- the LOC126686943 gene encoding proteinaceous RNase P 1, chloroplastic/mitochondrial, which produces MMFRGSSFAPSFSRASPLFSFFTKIPLHLKFQNNLRNIRHSFIHYENCNLFPKSVCNIQAYRFPMERVSRFCSITLSATPLDHRSSAFVSDNRISNNARKKARRDSPEGVLRSKLDMCSKHCNVVEALRLYDEARSKGIELNQHHYNVLLYLCSSGSSVESSDDDVKASNLQLKRGFEIFQQMIISKVSPNEATFTNVARLAVAMDDPEMAFYLVKQMKDSGIPPRLRSYGPALFGFCEKGMADRAYEVDADMAENGVIPEEPELSALLKLSADVKREDKVYELLHRLRATVRQVTESTFEIIEGWFNSEDASKIGEVKWDVSKVKEGIIRGGGGWHGQGWLGSGQWNVVKTQINEKGVCNSCGEKLVCIDIDPSETENFATSLTNLACKREVKSDFVRFQEWLQQHGPFDAVIDGANIGLVTQKEFNFYQLNTVVSKLRQLSPSKRLPLIILHRSRVNGGPAQKPNNKKLLEFWKNSGALYATPSGSNDDWYWLYAAVSYNCLLVTNDEMRDHLFQLLGTSFFPRWKEKHQVRLSVSRSGISLRMPPPYSIVIQESENGGWHVPTISGDDLETPRQWLCATRARNNLHPL; this is translated from the exons ATGATGTTTCGCGGAAGCTCTTTCGCTCCTTCGTTTAGTCGAGCCTCTCCTCTGTTCTCATTCTTTACCAAAATTCCATTACATTTGAAGTTTCAAAATAATCTCCGCAATATTCGTCATTCGTTTATTCACTACGAAAATTGTAACCTGTTTCCAAAATCTGTATGTAATATTCAAGCCTACCGTTTTCCTATGGAGAGAGTATCCCGTTTTTGTAGCATTACTCTCTCTGCAACACCGCTGGATCATCGCTCTTCTGCATTTGTTAGTGATAATAGGATTTCTAATAATGCAAGAAAAAAGGCGCGTCGGGATTCGCCTGAGGGAGTACTCAGGTCGAAGTTAGATATGTGCTCAAAGCATTGTAATGTTGTTGAAGCCCTTCGGTTATATGATGAGGCACGGAGTAAAGGGATAGAGCTCAACCAACATCATTATAATGTATTGCTCTATTTATGTTCCTCTGGTTCTTCTGTTGAATCAAGTGATGATGATGTAAAGGCGTCTAATTTGCAATTGAAAAGGGGTTTTGAGATTTTTCAGCAGATGATTATCAGTAAAGTTTCTCCAAATGAAGctacttttacaaacgttgcaaggTTAGCTGTTGCAATGGATGACCCAGAAATGGCTTTTTATTTGGTTAAGCAGATGAAAGATTCTGGTATTCCACCAAGATTACGTTCCTATGGTCCAGCCTTGTTTGGATTCTGTGAGAAGGGGATGGCTGATAGAGCTTATGAAGTTGATGCCGACATGGCTGAAAATGGTGTGATACCTGAAGAGCCTGAGCTTTCTGCTCTTTTAAAACTTAGTGCTGATGTCAAGAGGGAAGATAAGGTGTATGAACTTCTGCATCGGTTGCGAGCTACTGTCAGACAAGTTACAGAATCAACTTTTGAAATTATTGAGGGTTGGTTTAACTCTGAGGATGCTTCTAAAATTGGGGAAGTGAAGTGGGATGTGAGCAAAGTGAAAGAAGGAATTATCAGGGGAGGTGGTGGTTGGCACGGTCAAGGATGGCTGGGGAGCGGGCAGTGGAATGTTGTGAAGACTCAAATTAATGAGAAGGGTGTTTGTAACTCTTGTGGCGAGAAGCTTGTTTGCATTGATATAGATCCAAGTGAAACTGAAAACTTTGCTACCTCATTGACTAACTTGGCTTGCAAAAGAGAGGTTAAATCAGACTTTGTTCGGTTCCAG GAGTGGTTGCAGCAACATGGTCCATTTGATGCGGTTATTGATGGAGCCAATATTGGTCTTGTCACTCAAAAGGAGTTCAACTTTTACCAG CTGAACACTGTGGTTAGTAAGTTACGTCAACTGAGCCCATCAAAGAGATTGCCGCTTATTATTTTGCACAGAAGTCGTGTAAATGGAGGTCCAGCTCAGAAACCGAATAACAAGAAATTGCTAGAATTTTGGAAAAATTCTGGTGCTCTTTATGCTACCCCCTCTGGTTCAAATGATGATTG GTACTGGTTATATGCAGCTGTTAGTTATAACTGTTTATTGGTCACAAATGATGAAATGAGGGACCATCTATTCCAGTTGCTTGGGACTTCCTTTTTTCCAAGATGGAAGGAAAAACATCAG GTTCGACTTTCTGTCTCAAGGAGCGGGATTTCCCTACGCATGCCGCCTCCTTATTCTATTGTCATTCAG GAGTCTGAAAATGGCGGTTGGCATGTGCCAACAATCTCAGGGGATGATCTTGAAACGCCGAGGCAATGGCTGTGTGCCACCAGAGCGAGAAACAATCTACATCCACTCTGA
- the LOC126685792 gene encoding uncharacterized protein LOC126685792 produces MGITDYIFSTTNALNQNAIKPLYSLCCFSFSSGCTAATVIGAASYSAAAVIGSTTYSYGSAAAAKISNSIKGDHAVQKLTQQLHDQDSRSKMTQFATSCAKNAAVFTCREGLKTVPRGGPIVEIVSRSLPGSKKSENHKTEEVNALRSEIRELQAVVHKMGKEQSNAKEELNQAEAHELHTYAELEFNKHEAYRNQAAAIRFLMVKNLQKKENKQPAEYLQEMLMRGFVGTHVINDLNEIKECPRTKPSRMTED; encoded by the exons ATGGGGATCACAGATTACATTTTTTCAACAACAAACGCACTCAATCAAAATGCAATTAAACCACTCTACTCTCTATGCTGCTTCTCTTTTTCTTCCGGTTGTACCGCCGCTACCGTGATCGGCGCCGCCTCATACTCCGCAGCTGCCGTGATCGGCTCCACCACTTACTCGTACGGCTCTGCTGCTGCTGCCAAGATCAGCAACTCAATCAAAGGTGACCATGCAGTTCAAAAGCTAACCCAGCAATTGCATGACCAGGATTCTCGGTCCAAGATGACCCAGTTTGCTACCAGCTGTGCCAAAAACGCTGCCGTTTTTACCTGCCGCGAGGGTCTTAAAACTGTCCCTC GCGGAGGGCCGATTGTTGAGATTGTGTCGCGGTCCCTGCCTGGTAGCAAGAAATCGGAGAATCATAAAACAGAAGAAGTGAATGCCTTAAGATCTGAAATAAGGGAATTGCAAGCTGTGGTACACAAAATGGGGAAAGAACAGAGCAATGCCAAAGAAGAGCTTAATCAAGCCGAGGCTCATGAGCTGCATACATATGCGGAACTCGAATTTAATAAACATGAAGCGTATAGAAACCAAGCAGCAGCAATCCGATTTCTCATGGTGAAGAATCTGcagaaaaaggaaaataaacaACCGGCGGAATATCTACAAGAAATGTTGATGAGAGGGTTCGTCGGTACTCATGTCATTAACGATCTTAACGAGATAAAGGAATGCCCCCGAACCAAACCGAGCCGCATGACAGAAGACTGA